A section of the Carya illinoinensis cultivar Pawnee chromosome 12, C.illinoinensisPawnee_v1, whole genome shotgun sequence genome encodes:
- the LOC122289269 gene encoding uncharacterized protein LOC122289269 has product MCIPKKTNHTIKVVKNDRGECAREHESICSLFQSFYQDLFQSSHPKGIEEALQDMEPMVTLEMNRNFLVECTFEEVKSAVFEMQPLSSPCPDGFSVGFYQDNWTIVGDKVFSAVKDFFSTRSGIGEVNDTYIVLIPKKKCPDLVIEYRMRSKKEGYMALKLDMSKAYDKIEWPFLEAALRKMGFAEAWTKLIMECAEEKGLVTGFPFARGSLLQEHQCIQKETILTAAQVKEAKAFEKYLGLPSYVGRHKLAAFRPILDSIRNRIQNWKVKFISQVGKEVLLKSIVQAIPTYCMSIFKLPKVILKTINKLMQHFWWGSREDKVKTQWIPWKKLGQTKSVRGLGYRDFNHFNIALLAKQGWRLIQQPHSLAARVLKAKYFSRTDFMSGKLGSNASYLWKSFMEAKQVLEEGLFWRIGNGDSIYIGRDKWIHQPTSYRVQSPLSDRHSRWQVSELIDKQEKTWIRSILREVFLEREATVISKIPISLSRSPDQLI; this is encoded by the exons ATGTGCATCCCAAAGAAGACAAACCATACCATaaaagtggtgaagaatgatAGAGGGGAATGTGCCAGGGAACATGAAAGCATATGCTCACTCTTCCAAAGCTTCTACCAGGacctcttccaatcttctcaccCGAAAGGCATTGAAGAGGCACTTCAAGATATGGAGCCAATGGTGACACTAGAGATGAACAGAAATTTTCTAGTGGAATGCACTTTTGAGGAAGTTAAAAGTGCTGTGTTTGAGATGCAACCCCTGAGCTCCCCATGCCCAGATGGATTCTCTGTTGGATTCTATCAAGACAACTGGACTATAGTAGGAGACAAGGTGTTCTCAGCAGTGAAGGATTTTTTCTCAACCAGGTCAGGAATAGGAGAGGTAAATGATACTTACATTGTTTTAATTCCCAAGAAGAAGTGTCCTGATTTAGTTATTGAGTACAG GATGAGAAGCAAGAAAGAAGGGTATATGGCCTTGAAactggacatgagcaaggcctatgacaAAATAGAGTGGCCCTTCTTGGAAGCTGCCTTGAGAAAGATGGGATTTGCAGAAGCATGGACTAAGCTTATCATGGAGTGT GCTGAAGAGAAAGGACTAGTAACTGGATTTCCCTTTGCCAGGGGCTCTCTATTG CAAGAACATCAGTGCATTCAGAAAGAAACCATCCTAACTGCAGCTCAAGTGAAGGAAGCAAAGGCTTTTGAGAAATACTTAGGCCTTCCCTCATATGTGGGGAGGCATAAACTAGCAGCCTTCAGGCCCATATTGGACTCTATTAGAAACAGGATCCAGAACTGGAAGGTGAAATTCATATCCCAGGTAGGTAAAGAAGTTCTCCTAAAATCTATTGTCCAAGCCATCCCAACTTACTGCATGAGCATCTTTAAGCTTCCAAAGGTCATTTTAAAGACCATCAACAAGCTAATGCAACACTTCTGGTGGGGAAGTAGAGAAGACAAAGTCAAAACCCAATGGATTCCTTGGAAGAAGCTTGGACAGACAAAAAGTGTAAGGGGGCTGGGGTATAGGGACTTTAATCATTTCAATATAGCTCTCCTAGCAAAGCAGGGATGGAGACTCATACAACAACCCCACTCCCTTGCAGCCAGAGTTCTAAAAGCAAAGTACTTCTCAAGAACAGACTTCATGAGTGGCAAGTTGGGCAGCAATGCCTCATACCTATGGAAGAGTTTTATGGAGGCTAAACAAGTCTTGGAAGAAGGCCTATTCTGGAGAATAGGAAATGGAGACTCAATATACATAGGGAGAGACAAGTGGATACACCAACCCACTTCATATCGGGTTCAGTCCCCTTTAAGTGATAGGCACTCAAGATGGCAAGTGAGTGAACTGATTGATAAGCAAGAGAAGACATGGATCAGGTCCATATTGAGGGAGGTCTTCTTAGAGAGAGAAGCTACTGTCATTAGCAAGATTCCCATAAGCCTGAGCAGGAGCCCAGATCAACTAATCTAG
- the LOC122290386 gene encoding (+)-cis,trans-nepetalactol synthase NEPS2-like — MTMAESMLYKKKLEGKVAIVTGGASGIGEATAHVFAKHGSRMVVIADVQKEVGQQVAKSIGLNHSAYIHCDVTDEEQVKAVVEWTVKNYGQLDIMFSNAGIFSRSDQTVLDLDLSALDHLFAINVRGTAACVKHSARAMVERGVRGTIVCTASIAASRGAFQKTNYFMSKHAVLEPVRSASRQLREHGVRVNCVSPVVVASPMSYSAFGMDAKQLHEAFEPRSSLKGVALKAEHVADAVLFLASDDSGFVNGHDLLVDGGWLDTNTTVWR; from the coding sequence ATGACAATGGCGGAATCCATGTTGTATAAGAAGAAATTAGAAGGCAAAGTGGCCATAGTCACAGGCGGTGCTAGTGGCATCGGGGAGGCGACCGCACATGTTTTTGCCAAGCATGGTTCACGTATGGTGGTGATTGCTGATGTCCAAAAAGAAGTAGGCCAGCAGGTGGCCAAATCCATTGGCTTGAACCATTCCGCATACATCCATTGTGATGTTACTGATGAAGAGCAGGTCAAAGCCGTGGTAGAATGGACGGTCAAGAACTATGGGCAGCTTGACATCATGTTTAGTAATGCAGGGATTTTTAGTAGGTCGGATCAGACCGTACTTGACCTGGACTTATCGGCCCTTGACCATCTATTTGCGATCAATGTGCGCGGCACGGCCGCATGTGTAAAGCATTCAGCACGTGCTATGGTTGAAAGGGGTGTGAGGGGGACCATCGTGTGCACCGCAAGTATAGCAGCAAGCCGAGGTGCATTCCAAAAAACCAATTACTTTATGTCAAAGCACGCAGTGCTTGAGCCTGTTCGATCCGCAAGCAGGCAGCTAAGGGAGCATGGTGTTCGGGTGAACTGTGTATCACCCGTTGTAGTTGCAAGTCCAATGTCATACAGTGCATTTGGAATGGATGCAAAGCAGTTGCATGAGGCATTTGAGCCGCGTTCAAGCTTAAAAGGTGTTGCACTGAAAGCGGAACATGTGGCGGATGCTGTACTCTTTCTTGCGTCTGATGATTCTGGATTTGTCAATGGGCATGACCTATTGGTTGATGGGGGCTGGCTTGACACTAATACTACCGTCTGGAGATGA